A single region of the Pectobacterium carotovorum genome encodes:
- the hupA gene encoding nucleoid-associated protein HU-alpha: MNKTQLIDVIADKADLSKAQAKAALESTLAAITESLKEGDAVQLVGFGTFKVNHRNERTGRNPQTGKEIKIAAANVPAFVSGKALKDAVK; the protein is encoded by the coding sequence ATGAATAAGACTCAACTGATTGATGTAATTGCGGACAAAGCTGATCTGTCAAAAGCACAGGCTAAAGCAGCTCTGGAATCAACTCTGGCGGCAATTACCGAGTCTCTGAAAGAAGGTGATGCAGTACAATTAGTTGGTTTTGGTACGTTTAAAGTCAACCATCGTAATGAGCGCACTGGCCGCAACCCACAAACCGGTAAAGAAATCAAAATTGCTGCTGCCAACGTGCCAGCGTTTGTTTCTGGCAAGGCTCTGAAAGACGCTGTTAAATAA
- a CDS encoding YjaG family protein: protein MLRNPIHLRLEKLASWQHVTFMACLCERMYPNYHEFCHQTEFGDAMVYRRILDLVWETLVVKDAKVNFDSQLEKLEEAIPAAEDYDLYGVYPAIDACIALGELIHSRLSGATLEHAIAISETSIRTVAMLEMTQAGKEMTDDELKVLPAIEEEWDIQWEIFRLLAACEERDIELIKGLRSDLREAGSSNIGINLHQ from the coding sequence ATGTTACGTAACCCCATTCATTTACGTCTGGAAAAATTGGCAAGCTGGCAACATGTCACTTTCATGGCATGTCTTTGTGAACGTATGTATCCCAACTACCACGAATTCTGTCATCAAACAGAGTTCGGCGATGCGATGGTTTACCGCCGCATTCTCGATCTGGTATGGGAAACACTGGTTGTTAAAGATGCGAAGGTTAATTTCGATAGCCAGTTGGAAAAGCTGGAAGAAGCGATTCCTGCTGCGGAAGATTACGATCTTTACGGCGTCTACCCGGCTATTGATGCCTGTATCGCGTTGGGCGAGCTGATTCATTCGCGTTTAAGCGGTGCAACGCTCGAACATGCGATAGCGATTAGCGAAACGTCTATCCGCACGGTTGCCATGTTGGAAATGACGCAGGCAGGCAAAGAAATGACCGACGATGAGCTAAAGGTTTTGCCTGCAATTGAAGAAGAATGGGACATCCAATGGGAGATTTTTCGCCTGTTGGCGGCCTGTGAAGAACGCGACATTGAGCTAATAAAAGGGCTCCGTTCCGATCTGCGCGAGGCCGGAAGTAGTAACATCGGGATAAATTTGCATCAATAA